One Etheostoma cragini isolate CJK2018 chromosome 6, CSU_Ecrag_1.0, whole genome shotgun sequence DNA window includes the following coding sequences:
- the LOC117946928 gene encoding myelin-associated glycoprotein-like, producing the protein MRMFCLLLAAVISPVFTEDWRANVVQNLDALVTSCVVVPCSFSHPKENLPSSRLRGIWHFSTDKSKRIYYQDITQVLENFRGRTRLLGHLGQDNCTLEITDVKDHDNGPFCFRIELARTETDTSTVDKFSFVESCVTLRMLPDPPKPTLSHPKTAIQDRPYIISCSVRHTCPSHVPKLTWSRGTADEITEVYKDTGFGYWEAQSILTIVPDEKDDHSEVTCTAQFNGQKTSSTSLTLNVKRTENYNHIIIPAVAAFGTAVISAVFCIFMVKRYKTRIAELQNQEGSVWNRLSRLSRRRRT; encoded by the exons ATGAGAATGTTCTGTCTGTTGCTGGCAG CTGTTATCAGCCCTGTGTTTACTGAAGATTGGAGGGCCAATGTTGTACAAAACCTTGATGCCCTGGTCACATCCTGTGTTGTGGTACCCTGTTCATTCAGCCATCCTAAAGAGAACCTGCCCTCCTCCAGACTCAGAGGGATCTGGCATTTTTCAACTGACAAAAGCAAACGCATCTATTACCAGGATATCACACAGGTCTTGGAAAACTTCAGGGGCCGCACAAGGTTGTTGGGACATCTGGGTCAGGACAACTGCACTTTAGAAATTACTGACGTTAAAGATCATGACAACGGCCCTTTCTGTTTCCGGATCGAACTAGCACGAACGGAGACTGATACATCCACCGTTGACAAGTTCTCCTTTGTGGAGAGTTGTGTCACCCTCAGAATGCTCC cTGATCCTCCGAAACCTACACTGAGTCACCCAAAGACGGCCATTCAAGATCGTCCCTACATTATCTCCTGTTCAGTCCGCCATACCTGCCCCTCCCATGTGCCTAAACTCACATGGAGTAGAGGCACAGCAGATGAGATAACAGAGGTCTACAAGGACACTGGTTTTGGCTACTGGGAGGCCCAGTCCATCCTGACCATCGTTCCTGATGAGAAGGATGATCACAGTGAGGTCACCTGTACAGCACAATTTAATGGACAGAAGACATCATCTACATCATTGACACTCAATGTAAAAC GTACAGAAAACTACAACCACATCATCATTCCCGCAGTGGCAGCGTTTGGTACAGCTGTGATCTCTGCAGTCTTCTGCATTTTCATGGTGAAAAGATACAA GACACGCATAGCAGAGCTCCAAAATCAAGAAGgcag TGTGTGGAACCGCCTCTCCAGACTGTCTCGCAG gAGGAGAACCTAA